The Gadus macrocephalus chromosome 12, ASM3116895v1 genome segment GGGACCCTCCACATCATCCAGGTCTACGGCTGGGACCAGGAGGGGCGGAAGGGAGAGGCCAGCCCGTACATCAATCAAACTACACGTAAGGAGGAGGGCTAAGGGGAGGGACTAAGGGGAGTGTGTAGTGTTTGGCATCCAAGCTTGTGTGTGGACAGATCATGGGTCATTAACAAAACAGGTGTGCTCATCAGGAGCTCAGTAgagtgagggaagaggagagagagagagagagagagagagagagagagagagagagagagagagagagagagagagagagacagagagagagagagaggatttagGTCGGTAAATGCTGTCTTATCGGCTTTCATTTGTTGGATACATAAAGTGGATACATTTGAATTACAATGAAACCTTTTCAAAAGTGCTTACGTGATAATACGCACCATACCTTTACAGAAATCATACTGGTTAGAAGGCAAGAAAGTAAATTAACCAGAATATGGCTTCTATGACGATTCTTATTTATCTTGCGAATAGAATCCATATTCCTCTCTGGGTCATTCCTCTTGTTTGCTCTTTGGGTTGCGTGATGTTAACGAGGACACTGAAGTACAGAATGTTCCAGACGTTGTTCTTGTTGCCCCGGCCCTAAACAGGCCCTGCCACGCCGGGCCCCTTCACCGTGACGGTGGAGCGTAGCCCTGGCCGGGCGTGGCTGAACGTCTCCTGGGAGCCGGTGTTCCAGGACCACGGAGCCGTTGAGTACACGGTGAACAGCAGCCTGGACCTCCAGTGTACCACCACCCAGCTGCACTGTATCTTAGAGCCGATAGGCTGTGCGGAAACGCACATCCTTCACCTGGTCGCGGCGAACGAGGCCGGCCCCTCCAACCCGACGGGTCCTGAGCTGTTTGGGACCTGTGAGTGACAGCGCCGCCTGACCAATCGGATGGCACATTACCTTCTGGGTCGACTGAGCTCGGGAAgtggagcgggttgacttgtaaccagaaggttgctagttcaatctcTGGCTGTTGAGTTGTGTCGAGTTGTCCATGAGCAAGGCGCTTAACCCTACCTTCTCTTGACGAGCTGGGGGTCGCCCTGCGTGGGTGACGACCCTGCGtggccgtcggtgtgtgaatgagcgTGTGAACTGTTGAaactcgctttggataaagcgtcggctaaatgccctaaaactTTTTTGGTGGTTAGAAACATCCATAATCTGGGATCTGTTAAATTAACGATAAAAGCAACTATTTGATCGGTCAAATCCTAAATGATCTAAGTCTATTCATATCTAATTGATGATACATAAACTCCTTCATTGTGGTTGTGCGGCCCTTAGTTCCTTGCCCTCCACAGCCCGTAGAGGTGGAAGAGAGCGACCCGGGGAACTGCACCTTCTCCTGGGAGTCTGTGGAGCTCGCCGACGGCTACCAGGGCTTCATCAAGCGGAACAACGGCGTCGAGGACGTCTGCAACACCACGGGCCCCAGCTGCCACTTCCACTGCCCCTGTGGCTTCACCTACCGGACCTCAGTGCTCGCCTACAACCTGGCTGGGGACAGCGACCCCGGGCCCGTCCTGAACTACACCACCAGTAGGTCCCCGCGCCGGTTCCCCTTCGCCTGCTCCCCCGTCACAccgtggtgttgttgttgttgggtttCTCCTTtcctggtctgggggggtcctggtcctggtctgggggggtcctggtcctggtctgggggggtcctggtcctggtctgggggggtcctggtcctggtctgggggggtcttggtcctggtctgggggggtcctggtcctggtcctggtctgggggggtcctggtcctggtctgggggggtcctggtcctggtctgggggggtcctggtcctggtctgggggggtcctggtcctggtctgggggggtcctggtcctggtctgggggggtcctggtcctggtctgggggggtcctggtcctggtctgggggggtctcggtcctggtctgggggggtcctggtcctggtctgggggggtcctggtcctggtctgggggggtctTGATCCTGGTGCGTGGCGTGGTCTGGGGGGGCTTGGTCtcggtctgggggtctgggttagggttagagtctgggggtgggggctgggtcTGGTTCTGGGGGGGTccgggtctgggtctggggggcAGCCCTTTTCGGCCTGACTCACAACGTGGTCCCGCGCCCCCACCACCTAGGGGGTTAGGTGGTGGGGGGTTACAGATCAGATCAGTAACCAGCCGCCCTGACGGTCTCACTCACACGTCACTCACCCACCACAGTGCCCTGCTGTCCCGACCATGTGACCATCACCGCGGCGACCACCGACACCTTTGAGGTCACCTGGGCGGAGTCGCGGGGGGCCGACGCGTACGAGACGCACGCGGTGGACGGCGGCGGAGTGGCGCTGGTGTGCAACGACAGCGCCCCCGTGTGCGTGCTGTCGGACGTGCGCTGCGACCGCCCCTACACCGTGACCGTCAGCCCCTGCAGCGAGGCCCGCGGCTGCAACCGCGCCTGCCCGCCGCACCCCAAGGACACacgtatggacacacacacaaccacattacacacatatacacaaccacacacacaaccacacacacaaccacacacacatatacacaaccacacacacacaaccacgcttacacacatatacacaaccacacacacacacacaaccacacacacacacacacacacacacacacatatacacaaccacacacacacacacacacaaccacacacacatatacacaaccacacacacacccgcacttacacacatatacacaaccacacacacacacacaaccacacacacacacacacacacacacacacacacacacacacacacacacacacacacacacacacacacacacacatatacacaaccacacacacacacataaccacacacacatatgcataaccacactcacacacacacacacacacaaccaaacacacatatacatgaccacacacacacacacacataaccacacacacacatcaccacacacacatatacataaccatagacacaaacataaccaggcagacacacacaagtatacataatcacacacaaatatacgtaaccacagacacacagacacaaagacaaaccacataaccatacacaaacacacagacacagacacagacacagacacagacacacagacacacacacacacacacacacacacacacacacacacacacacacacacacacacacacacacacacacacacacacacagacagacagacagacagacagacagacagacagacagacagacagacagacagacagacacatctaAATGACGGTGGCGGGCCAACAACCTACCAACtgcagggttgccagattggccaGGATATGCATTGATTCAGGGTGGCCCAATctggcccccctgcccccctggtCCCAGCTCAGTGCCCCTCCCGTCCCCAGCTCCCTGCATGCCCACGGACCTGTCGCTGGCCCAGGGGAACGGCAGCAGCGTGACGGTGAGCTGGGCGGCGGAGAACCGCGACGCCAACTACACGGTGAGCGCCGTGGGGCCGCGGGGCAGCCACACCTGCTGGTCCGACGCCCGCAGCTGCGAGGTCGACGCCCTGACCTGTGGCTCCTCCTACAACTTCATCGTCGTGGCGCACAGCGCCGCGGGCCAGAGTTTACCCAGCTACTCTGTTCCCTTGGAAACAGGTGAGAGTCCGACGTTCAGAGGGCTCTGACCTATCGGACGATGACGGACAGGGACTTTGTTCCAATGAGTTTCAATAGAAAGGAATACAAAATCTGTGGTACAGGGTGGAGAGTAGTATAAATATTAATACACTAAAGGTAAGGTATGTACAGTCTGGAGAGTAGTGTATAAATACACTAAAGATTAGGTACTTACAGCATATTAATACACTTAAGGTGTGGTACTTACAGTATGGAGAGTAGTGTATAAATACACTAGAGGTGAGGTATGTACAGTATGGATAAAAGTATAAATATTAATACACTAAAGGTGTGGTACATGCAGTATGGAGAGTAGTATAAATATGAATACACTAAAGGTGTGGTACATGCAGTATGGAGAGTAGTATAAATATGAATACACTAAAGGTGTGGTACATGCAGTATGGAGAGTAGTATAAATACACTTAAGGTTAGGTACTTACAGTATATTAATACACTTAAGGTGTGGTACTTACAGTATGGAGAGTAGTATAAATATTCATATGATAAAGGTGAGGTACTTACAGTATGGGGAGTAGTATACATATTAGTACACTTAAGTTGCGGTACTTACAGTATGAAGGGTAGTATGAATACGAAGCAGGGACCATGCAGAGTCAAGGTCACCTGTGCCCAGGTGAGTCCTGAGTCTCTTCCGGAGACGGGGTgggactctgcggtcctgacagCGTCCACCTGTCCTCCCCAGCGCCCTGTTGCCCCGCCTCCCTGGAGGTGGACCCGGTGACCCAGGCCATGTCCAACGTCTCGTGGTCCCACGCCAGAGGGGCGGACTCCTTCGTCACCACGCTGACGTCCCCGCGGGGGCACGCCCGCTGCCACACCCAGGACTCCCACTGCCTCATGGGATGCATCACCTGTGGCACCAACTACACCGTCACCATGGAGACCTACAGCCGCTCCGGCCACATGGCCAACTGCTCCTACCAGGGCTTCTCCTCCAGTGAGTGGGAACACCGCGTCTTACCGGAACTGGTCTTACTGGAGCTGGTCCTACTCTCCACTATGATTAGgaaaaatatcaaaaaaaataaatataaatagttatatatatatatatatatcaaaaacATGAATTCATTTCCGCAGGGAATTGGTCGATTTCAATGGAGCAATGATGTGGTATTATGGTAAAGTGAGTCAGCCTTCTTTAGGAAATTATACAAAATTGTAATGATATGGACAGTAGTTGTGTCGCACCATACGTCACACCATGTCACACCACCATATGTCACACACCATATGTAAAGATAAGAGGACTAATACTCACAATTGTGTAAGTGTTCTGTTAAAATCCTGCATTTTTATAGAACAAATACATTTCTGCGCATGCCTTTTCCTTGGGCTTGTTTCAGCTCTATgtacactgccccccccccccccccctgtctgtgtTAGGTGCCTGCTGTCCGTCTGGCATCAAGCTGTACCGGACGGCCGGGAACGGTCTGCGCGTGTACTGGCGCCCTTCCAGCGGCGGCCACAACTACACGGTAGAGATGACCGGCAGCACCAACTACACCTGCAGCCCGCTGCCGGGCCAGTCCAGCTGTGACCTGGAGAACATCCAGTGTGGGAACATCTATGTGCTGCTGGTGGCCCCGCTGGCCACAGACGGCACCAGGGTGGAATTCTGCCACCAGAGGCTGTACTTAGGTACTgcctattataataataataataataataataataataataaatgaaatttatattgCACTTAAAATGGTACACTTCAATTTTCAATGGATGATTATTATTTCATAAAATGAATATTTTGCAAAGTATTAAACAATCTTTGATgggatgtgcgtgcgtgtgcgtgcgtgcgtgcgtgcgtgcgtgcgtgcgtgcgtgtgtgtgtgtgtgcgtgtgtgtgtgtgtgcgcgtgtgtgtgtgtgtgttttatatggtCAAATGCCGCAGAGATTCCAGTTCCATTAATCATCTGCATTCAACACTGAAATCATCTGTATAAATCAATGTTTTATTCACTCTTCATCACTGTGCTTTTGGTTTTCAGTCACTTGTTCAGGCTACAATCTAGGCATGGGTAAGTAAATCTCTTTATTCTAGCAGTATTATCAGTTGATAAATACATGTATTATTCATGTTGAATGGACAGATACAAgctaatttattaaaatataatagCAAATATGAGCAGCTAAAATCAACAGATAAAACCTTGTTTGGTACCATTTTAGATGAATGGCTTTTAATTTGATTCACTGAACCTTTATATTTCTCATGGATGCTACATTAGAGATAGTTTGACCACAATTAAAATGTCCTATGAATTGCAATCATGTGTTTTCTTTCAGTAAtatacaaaggaaaacaatttGTGGACTAGCACACACGGTAAGTGTCAATAAAACAGATACTTATCAGTGATTGATAAATTGCCTGTGTCTCCATGGCTATCTCCCTCTATTTGCACCGAAATGATTAATAACATTGCCCTACACCCGTAGGCATTTGAAtggtaaatgtaaatatatatatcattgttGACACAATGTTCTGAGGGCACTGCTCATTGATTAACCACCCAAGGctggttttgttgttttgttttgtgaatACAGGTTCTGGGTGGTTCCGGTTGGTTCCGGAAGCAACTTACCTCCTTCTCAATGTATCCTCCCTCATCATGGACACCAATGAGGGAAACTTTTTACAACGGTGTAACTaactaaaataataaaaatagtaAATATAAGCGTTGTCACATAAGAGCGGTGTCATCATTAAAACCAAGTCTGATTGGAAGTCATTCATACTAGAATTTGATATTATAATGTGgccaaaaaaaaagcaaagccAAGCTTGTGAAAGGgaacaaaaaacatttgtattAAATAAAGATGCAAAAGGTGGGTTTGAACCATACCTGGCCAAAACATTTTGTCAttctctctgattggttagtaatttatccaataaaaaaatgtgtccTTACCAAAGAGCATATGCAAAGTATTTAGCTTCTTTAGAACACGACTCCAATACTGACTGACTTACTTAAATACCTATGCAATATGTCATTAATGATCTCTTCTGTGTGCTCAATAGTCCACAAGATGTATGAACTAGTTTGGACTGTATCAGATTTGTACAATCGGATCTATGTCTCAATTAATAAAAAGATTGAAGCAAGGTTTTTCCAatggctccacacacacacacacacacacgcacgcacgcacgcacgcacgcgcgcacacacacacacacacacacacacacacacacacacacacacacacacacacacacacacacacacacacacacacacacacacacacacacagttgtatgATGGAGAGATAAGCCTATTACTGAAAACccgacttgtgatgtcagagtGAAGGGCAGTCATGTCTTCTTACTTCATTGTAATGGCAAATGGCATTGGATGATGAATCCGTGACCATCAGGATTGTTGGAGCAACGTCAGGTTACTAATACGTGTTACCATAAAAGGCGTGAAAAGACGGTAATATCTTTTGTTTgtgtagttttttttattttattaatcccAAAAGTCCGACAACATGCCCATGCCCCCGCCgttaactatttatttatttatgttgctgagtaggcctacagtattcATGACCATACTATTAAACGGAAACGGAAGAGTCTAGTATGCTGCTTATCAATTTGGCTCAATATTCGCTGTAGGCCACCCAGAAAATGAAAACTGTATTATTActtttggctgaataatttgtTATCTAGTTAGTGTTTAATTAGCAGGACATATGTTGGATCCATTTACTTTATTTAGTTAGACTAATTTAAATGCACGAGGAATGCCTCCATCTGGTGTTGACGAATTGTGGTGACGAAGAGCCTTATCAGGTCAGTAATTGAACAGTGAAAGCTGAGAGAGCACACCGTCTTTTACTTCTCCCGACAAAGTTCCGATACATTTGAGTGCAGAACGCCACTTTTCGATATCACAACCAACGTTTGAGTGATAGGCTATTATCGTATGTTTGGTTTATTTGTACTTTTCAGTTGACTCAATATATTTTGACGCATGTTAGAGCTTGAGATAAGTGTGGACTAGCACGtggtaagtaggcctacaacaacacataaataactaaattgCCTGTTTCTCCATAGTTCCTGGCACCACAATAACTGATAACGTTTCTATACACACCCTATGCGTTTTGAAGTGtccacatttacattacatGTTGTCATAATGTTCTGAACAGCAGTTATCATATATCAACTCAActcttttgttttggtttgtttgaggAAAACAAGTTCTGGGAGGTTCCTGTTGGTTCCAGCAACTTGCAACTTAACTCCATCCATTCAAACTCCCTGTGTTATCATGGAAACCCATCGGGCACTACTTTCAATTATGTAactctagaaaaaaaaaagaaaaaaaaatagaatatacaATGGCGGTCACATGAGATCAATGACATGAAAAAACCGAGTCAGATCGGAAATACTTTACAATAATATGATATTAAAATTGAGTTGACAAAAACTGATACAACATTAATTTAATAATTGTCTTGGAGCTCTTACATATGCCAGAGAAAGTCCTTGTGAAAAGGACAAAGTGTTCCAACTAGATTTCCTATACAAGATTATTCTACAGATCATTCTAAATCACGTATATTTGTAGTAGGGCCGTTTATAGCAATGGCAACCTAAGCGTGGTTGGGGATCTCGCCTAGGGTCCCAGAGTTCCTGGAAACCCCACTGATAGGACCTGCACAATCAACAGCGTCAGATATGCAATAAGACAGAATTCAGAAAAAGTATACACTAGAGGGCGCCGTTTACAATTGTGTTACACAGCAATGTgcctattctttttttatttggatAGTTCACAGTAGAGAgtaatgcattttttttctttgcaacCACACGGACAGGGTCGAGTATCACCGGAAAAGACACTGCGTGTTTGCGAGTGGCGGCTCActtaaccctgtgtgtgtgtgtgtgtgtgtgtgtgtgtgtgtgtgtgtgtgtgtgtgtgtgtgtgtgtgtgtgtggtcggtgTATGACTCTGCAATGGGTTGGCCTCCCATTCATCTATGTAAGTATTGAGCTGTCAGCACAAAACCTTTCCCAGACGTCAGGGTATCTCcatcaaataaaaatacataaaatggACCATATGCAGCTGTGTTTATgagtgggtgttcccgtggacctcggcgcacttctcgtacaggcgtctctttccggagacagagggttttacgggacagaaccgatcccttggcattgtccgacgatattcagatttcagactttattgtcattgtgcaaacaacgaaattggtgttcttcatgagagatacagattctcatcagagggtgttcgttatttgatcgtccttttggaccttatgtagacaatgcttactgttg includes the following:
- the LOC132469205 gene encoding fibronectin type III domain-containing protein 7-like, coding for LSLSLSLSLSLSLSPLSLSPPPLPPPPPPPPLSLSLSLSLSLSLSLSLSVLPPPLVTTSSPTNDSIVVSWLPADGSVSYSVTSVPAEAYPNTTLLSPNMTTVTLTDLDAGTLHIIQVYGWDQEGRKGEASPYINQTTRPATPGPFTVTVERSPGRAWLNVSWEPVFQDHGAVEYTVNSSLDLQCTTTQLHCILEPIGCAETHILHLVAANEAGPSNPTGPELFGTFPCPPQPVEVEESDPGNCTFSWESVELADGYQGFIKRNNGVEDVCNTTGPSCHFHCPCGFTYRTSVLAYNLAGDSDPGPVLNYTTMPCCPDHVTITAATTDTFEVTWAESRGADAYETHAVDGGGVALVCNDSAPVCVLSDVRCDRPYTVTVSPCSEARGCNRACPPHPKDTPPCMPTDLSLAQGNGSSVTVSWAAENRDANYTVSAVGPRGSHTCWSDARSCEVDALTCGSSYNFIVVAHSAAGQSLPSYSVPLETAPCCPASLEVDPVTQAMSNVSWSHARGADSFVTTLTSPRGHARCHTQDSHCLMGCITCGTNYTVTMETYSRSGHMANCSYQGFSSSACCPSGIKLYRTAGNGLRVYWRPSSGGHNYTVEMTGSTNYTCSPLPGQSSCDLENIQCGNIYVLLVAPLATDGTRVEFCHQRLYLVTCSGYNLGMVIYKGKQFVD